In Deltaproteobacteria bacterium, the following are encoded in one genomic region:
- the mrdA gene encoding penicillin-binding protein 2 — MANYGEINKQDGAPELRRRAVTLFVILSIAFLCLGARLIYLQILHGERYTFLSENNRIRLKRVPGTRGMVLDRFGQLLVDSRPSFDLFFVPEDSDAPETTLRALARYLNWDENEILKTYQDNKSRTAFDEITLGRDVEWSTIVAVETHQLDLPGVTLRARPRRNYADGQAVAHVLGYLGEINPKQLKTFKDHGYGVGDEIGQYGLERHWEEVLHGQSGGQQVEVDALGRRVRVLHEVTDVPGYTVHLTLDRRLQQTAFEALNGKEGTIVAIDVSNGSILAMVSTPAFDPNNFARGIKSDEWRALIQDKLRPLSNRSTQGQYPPGSTFKIVMAIAALEEGVINPESSISDPGFFPFGNRSFRDWKEGGHGAVNFHRAIVISCDTYFYQLGPKLGIDRIAKWARAFGLGEKTGVALDDERGGTIPDTAWKMKRFRQPWYPGETVSVAIGQGYVTVTPLQLANMMATVANGGKFFRPRLVSKVESVDGTTVREYKPELIRTIELKPDTLKRVHAALADVVKVGTGGMARTPLVDIAGKTGTAQVVEMKGGYVKTEQLSYFNRDHAWFVSFAPVENPQIAIAVLVEHGGHGGDVAAPMAKKVYEKFIEIQKPASDKQQARLEGKPDAN, encoded by the coding sequence ATGGCGAACTATGGCGAGATCAACAAGCAAGACGGCGCGCCGGAATTACGCCGGCGCGCGGTAACGCTCTTCGTCATTCTTTCCATCGCCTTTCTCTGTTTAGGTGCGCGGTTGATCTATCTGCAGATCCTGCACGGCGAACGTTACACCTTTCTGTCCGAGAACAATCGCATTCGTCTCAAGCGCGTGCCGGGCACCCGCGGCATGGTGCTCGACCGCTTTGGCCAGTTGCTGGTGGACAGCCGGCCGTCCTTCGATTTGTTCTTCGTGCCGGAAGATAGCGATGCACCGGAAACGACCTTGCGTGCGTTGGCGCGCTATCTCAATTGGGACGAGAACGAAATCCTAAAAACCTATCAAGACAATAAAAGCCGCACCGCCTTCGATGAAATTACGCTCGGCCGCGACGTCGAATGGTCGACGATTGTCGCGGTGGAAACCCATCAATTGGACTTGCCCGGGGTGACGCTCAGAGCGCGGCCGCGGCGCAATTACGCAGACGGTCAGGCGGTGGCCCATGTGCTCGGCTACCTTGGCGAGATCAACCCGAAACAACTCAAGACTTTCAAAGATCATGGCTACGGCGTTGGCGACGAGATCGGTCAATACGGTCTCGAGCGCCACTGGGAAGAAGTTTTGCACGGCCAGAGCGGCGGCCAACAGGTTGAAGTCGACGCGCTCGGGCGGCGCGTGCGGGTGTTGCACGAAGTCACCGACGTGCCGGGCTATACGGTGCATTTGACCCTTGATCGCCGGCTGCAGCAAACCGCCTTCGAAGCGCTCAACGGTAAAGAAGGCACCATCGTCGCTATCGACGTCAGCAACGGCTCGATCCTGGCGATGGTCAGCACGCCGGCCTTCGATCCGAATAATTTCGCCCGCGGCATTAAATCAGACGAATGGCGCGCGCTGATTCAAGATAAGCTGCGGCCGCTGAGCAACCGGTCCACTCAGGGGCAATATCCGCCGGGATCGACCTTCAAGATCGTCATGGCCATCGCGGCTCTTGAAGAGGGTGTGATCAATCCGGAATCGTCGATCTCCGATCCCGGTTTCTTCCCCTTCGGCAACCGGAGCTTTCGCGATTGGAAAGAGGGCGGCCATGGCGCGGTCAACTTCCATCGCGCGATCGTTATTTCCTGCGACACCTACTTTTATCAGCTCGGCCCAAAACTTGGCATCGACCGCATCGCCAAATGGGCGCGCGCCTTCGGCCTGGGGGAAAAAACCGGCGTCGCTTTGGACGACGAGCGCGGCGGTACGATTCCCGACACGGCGTGGAAAATGAAACGGTTTCGCCAACCTTGGTATCCCGGCGAGACCGTCTCGGTCGCCATCGGCCAGGGCTATGTGACCGTGACGCCGTTGCAGCTCGCCAACATGATGGCGACGGTGGCCAACGGCGGCAAGTTTTTTCGCCCGCGCCTTGTCAGCAAAGTGGAATCGGTGGATGGCACTACGGTGCGCGAATACAAACCGGAGCTGATTCGCACCATCGAACTGAAACCGGATACTTTAAAGCGCGTGCACGCCGCACTGGCCGACGTGGTCAAAGTCGGCACCGGCGGCATGGCGCGCACACCGCTCGTCGACATCGCCGGTAAAACCGGCACCGCTCAAGTCGTCGAGATGAAGGGGGGTTATGTCAAAACCGAGCAGCTGAGCTATTTCAACCGCGACCATGCTTGGTTCGTCTCCTTCGCGCCGGTGGAAAATCCCCAGATCGCCATCGCCGTGCTGGTCGAGCATGGCGGCCATGGCGGCGACGTCGCGGCGCCGATGGCGAAGAAGGTTTATGAAAAATTTATCGAGATTCAAAAACCGGCGAGCGACAAGCAGCAGGCCCGCTTAGAGGGGAAGCCCGATGCAAATTGA
- the rodA gene encoding rod shape-determining protein RodA, with protein sequence MQIDRRVISHFDWTLFFLSLAFVGIGVMTIYSANFDMAEGHAGPLPMRQLTWLGLGLIAMLSAVSFDYHYIDRVAYPFYALMLLLLALVMIVGHSGGGSQRWINLFFFRLQPSEPAKLAIVLIMAKYFQSDEPPKGYDLRDLWVPFALVAPLVLLTLIQPDLGTAIILGVVFISMVLMGGLRMRSFSYLVAAGIAFLPVAWHFLKTYQRNRILTFLDPDRDPLGAGYHVIQSQIAIGSGRLFGKGFLHGTQNRLDFLPAQHTDFIFAVFSEEWGLAGCAVLLLLYFILIAYCIGLVQRAKDRFGALLVFGMTTIIFWHVTINVAMVSGLMPVVGVPLPMVSYGGSALASMMFAVGIIMNVSMRRFIF encoded by the coding sequence ATGCAAATTGACCGGCGGGTGATTTCCCATTTCGATTGGACTTTGTTTTTTCTCTCGTTGGCGTTCGTCGGCATCGGCGTCATGACCATTTACAGCGCCAACTTCGACATGGCCGAAGGCCACGCCGGTCCGTTGCCGATGCGCCAGTTGACTTGGTTGGGACTGGGGTTGATCGCCATGTTGAGTGCGGTCAGTTTCGACTATCACTATATCGATCGGGTGGCGTATCCGTTCTATGCTCTCATGTTGTTGCTGTTGGCGTTAGTCATGATCGTCGGCCATTCGGGCGGCGGTTCCCAGCGCTGGATCAATCTGTTTTTCTTTCGCCTCCAGCCCTCCGAGCCGGCCAAGCTCGCCATCGTGTTGATCATGGCGAAATATTTTCAGTCCGACGAGCCCCCCAAGGGGTACGATCTGCGCGATCTTTGGGTGCCCTTCGCTCTGGTCGCGCCGCTGGTGTTGCTCACTTTGATTCAACCGGATCTCGGCACGGCGATTATTCTTGGTGTGGTGTTTATCAGTATGGTCTTGATGGGCGGTTTGCGCATGCGCTCGTTTTCCTATCTGGTCGCCGCCGGCATCGCATTTTTGCCGGTCGCCTGGCACTTTCTCAAAACCTATCAGCGTAATCGTATTTTGACCTTTCTCGATCCCGACCGCGATCCGTTGGGCGCCGGCTATCACGTCATTCAATCGCAAATCGCCATCGGCTCGGGCCGGCTGTTCGGCAAAGGTTTTCTCCATGGCACCCAGAATCGGCTCGATTTTTTGCCTGCCCAGCATACCGATTTTATCTTCGCGGTTTTCTCCGAAGAATGGGGCTTGGCCGGCTGCGCCGTGCTCTTACTGCTTTATTTTATATTGATCGCCTATTGCATCGGCCTGGTGCAGCGCGCCAAAGATCGCTTCGGCGCCTTGCTGGTGTTCGGCATGACCACGATTATCTTCTGGCATGTGACGATCAACGTCGCCATGGTCTCGGGCCTGATGCCGGTGGTCGGCGTACCGTTGCCGATGGTGAGTTACGGCGGCTCGGCGTTGGCCTCGATGATGTTCGCCGTCGGCATCATCATGAACGTCAGCATGCGCCGGTTCATTTTTTGA
- a CDS encoding lipopolysaccharide heptosyltransferase family protein produces the protein MSLPEPNNGSEAPSRRPLRYRVDRWIRTLVMRVISALASGRNNATIDPRGQDLKRILLVRANFRIGNAILTLPALATFRKNYPNARIDYLGSALSRSLFLHQAIDRHYETPRRFPQVLWRYFILLRRLRANRYDLALDVSCSQSGLASFIIGLSGARIRAGCAGKWDGLFNYRIDKLRQANKYDKLGELLTALGLHSINAVGRLEFSAAELSAGEAALTEVVGKIVQPIVGVFLGGRKLRGKRWPLENFAQVIAGLSQKGFRVVTFLGPDEADIAAEIKTVLGPGARLVSEPSLRKFAAMVTRLDLFICCDSGPMHLACALGVRVLAIFRERDLLRWAPPPSAARTVSSDETVSGAAVLSAALEELSYSPANAGQATSA, from the coding sequence GTGAGTTTGCCAGAGCCAAATAACGGGTCCGAAGCGCCGAGCCGCCGGCCGTTGCGTTATCGTGTCGACCGGTGGATCCGGACGCTCGTCATGCGCGTGATCAGCGCCTTGGCCTCGGGTCGGAATAACGCAACCATCGACCCGCGCGGTCAGGATCTCAAGCGCATCTTGCTCGTGCGCGCCAACTTTCGCATCGGCAATGCGATATTGACCTTGCCGGCGCTCGCTACGTTTCGAAAAAATTATCCCAACGCGCGGATCGATTATCTCGGCTCGGCGCTTTCCCGTTCGCTGTTTCTCCATCAAGCGATCGATCGCCACTACGAAACGCCGCGCCGATTTCCCCAGGTATTGTGGCGGTATTTTATCTTGCTGCGCCGCTTGCGCGCCAATCGCTACGATCTCGCCCTCGACGTTAGCTGTTCCCAGTCCGGTCTGGCATCCTTCATCATCGGTTTGTCTGGCGCGCGCATCCGCGCCGGCTGTGCCGGCAAGTGGGACGGGCTTTTCAATTATCGTATCGACAAGCTGAGACAAGCGAACAAGTACGACAAGCTCGGTGAATTGTTGACGGCGCTAGGTCTTCATTCCATCAACGCCGTGGGTCGGTTAGAGTTTTCCGCCGCCGAGTTGAGCGCCGGCGAAGCTGCGTTGACCGAGGTCGTCGGTAAAATCGTCCAGCCCATCGTCGGAGTTTTTCTCGGCGGTCGAAAGCTCCGCGGCAAACGCTGGCCGCTGGAAAATTTCGCCCAGGTGATCGCCGGCCTGAGCCAAAAAGGTTTTCGTGTGGTGACGTTTTTGGGGCCGGATGAAGCGGATATCGCGGCTGAAATTAAAACTGTTCTCGGCCCCGGCGCGCGCTTGGTCAGCGAGCCCTCGCTACGTAAATTCGCCGCCATGGTGACCCGGCTCGATCTGTTTATCTGTTGCGACTCCGGGCCCATGCATCTCGCCTGCGCCCTAGGTGTTCGCGTGTTGGCGATTTTTCGTGAGCGAGACTTGTTGCGCTGGGCGCCGCCGCCGAGCGCGGCGCGGACGGTCAGTAGTGATGAAACGGTGAGTGGGGCGGCGGTGTTGAGCGCGGCTTTGGAAGAACTGTCTTACTCGCCGGCCAACGCCGGCCAAGCGACTTCAGCATAG
- the trxA gene encoding thioredoxin: MGKITEVGDNNFEVEVLQSAVPVLVDFWAPWCGPCKAIAPVVEEIAGEYEGKLKVTKLNVDDHPATAAKYGIRGIPNLLILKGGAVKEQIVGAVPKTKLVAAIDKALL, encoded by the coding sequence ATGGGAAAAATCACCGAAGTAGGCGACAACAATTTTGAAGTAGAAGTTTTGCAATCGGCGGTGCCGGTGCTGGTGGACTTCTGGGCGCCCTGGTGCGGCCCATGTAAGGCGATCGCGCCGGTGGTCGAAGAAATCGCCGGCGAGTATGAAGGCAAATTGAAAGTTACCAAATTAAATGTCGACGATCACCCGGCCACTGCGGCGAAGTATGGCATCCGCGGCATTCCCAATCTGCTAATCCTCAAAGGCGGCGCGGTCAAGGAACAAATCGTCGGCGCCGTGCCCAAAACTAAGTTGGTCGCCGCCATCGACAAAGCGCTACTGTAA